From Enhydrobacter sp., the proteins below share one genomic window:
- a CDS encoding response regulator, with product MHALILAPRGRDAAIARDLLARAGVASRDCRSLQELVPALGDDVACVMVTEEAVRTADLRPLADWIAAQPAWSDLPVILVTDHGGGPERNPIAARWLDALGNVSFIERPFHPTTLLSVARAAIKGRRRQHQARDLLERLRLLADQLERRVAERTSQLQHAHDELLAEIAERERTEDQLRHMQKLESIGQLTGGVAHDFNNLLTAVLGNLELLRKRLPSDPVADRLVDGAVQGAQRGAALTQRLLAFARRQALEPRPVDLTALVRGMDELLRRSVGPRIEIRLDLPDGLPAAHADDNQIELALLNLAVNARDAMPDGGTLTVALDLVEEPTAPDLASGAYLRLAVVDTGTGMDGETLRRAIEPFFSTKEIGKGTGLGLSMIHGLAVQLDGALRLSSRPGEGTRAELLLPVAAGQPVAAGPAAQTTAASGGRATLLFVDDDFLISLSTVALLEDLGHTVIQANSGARALEVLRSDRAVDLLITDYAMPGMTGAQLAEEARRLRPGLPILLATGYADLPSGGVALDLPRLTKPYVQSQLAERIAALID from the coding sequence CTGCACGCCCTGATCCTGGCACCGCGCGGGCGCGACGCCGCGATCGCGCGCGACCTGCTGGCCCGCGCCGGCGTGGCGAGCCGCGACTGCCGCTCACTGCAGGAGCTGGTGCCGGCGCTGGGCGACGACGTCGCCTGCGTGATGGTGACCGAGGAGGCGGTGCGCACCGCCGACCTGCGGCCGCTCGCCGACTGGATTGCCGCGCAGCCCGCCTGGTCGGACCTGCCGGTGATCCTGGTCACCGACCATGGTGGCGGGCCGGAGCGCAACCCGATCGCCGCGCGTTGGCTCGATGCGCTCGGCAACGTCTCGTTCATCGAGCGGCCGTTCCATCCCACGACCCTGCTGTCGGTGGCGCGCGCGGCGATCAAGGGCCGCCGCCGCCAGCACCAGGCCCGCGACCTGCTCGAGCGGCTGCGCCTGCTCGCCGACCAGCTCGAGCGCCGCGTCGCCGAGCGCACCAGCCAGCTCCAGCACGCCCACGACGAGCTGCTCGCCGAGATCGCCGAACGCGAGCGCACCGAGGACCAACTGCGCCACATGCAGAAGCTCGAATCGATCGGCCAGCTCACCGGCGGCGTGGCGCACGACTTCAACAATTTGCTCACCGCCGTGCTGGGCAACCTCGAGCTGCTGCGCAAGCGCCTGCCGTCCGACCCCGTCGCCGACCGCCTGGTCGACGGCGCCGTGCAGGGCGCCCAGCGCGGCGCCGCGCTCACCCAGCGCCTGCTCGCCTTCGCCCGCCGCCAGGCGCTCGAGCCGAGGCCGGTCGACCTCACCGCCCTGGTGCGCGGCATGGACGAGCTGCTGCGCCGCTCGGTGGGGCCCCGCATCGAGATCCGCCTCGACCTGCCCGACGGCCTGCCGGCGGCGCACGCCGACGACAACCAGATCGAGCTGGCGCTGCTCAATCTCGCGGTCAATGCGCGCGACGCCATGCCCGACGGCGGCACGCTCACCGTCGCGCTCGACCTCGTCGAGGAGCCGACGGCGCCCGACCTCGCATCGGGCGCCTATCTGCGGCTCGCCGTCGTCGACACGGGCACCGGCATGGACGGCGAGACCCTGCGCCGCGCCATCGAGCCGTTCTTCTCGACCAAGGAGATCGGCAAGGGCACCGGTCTCGGCCTGTCGATGATCCACGGCCTCGCCGTGCAGCTCGACGGCGCGCTGAGACTCTCCAGCCGGCCGGGCGAGGGCACGCGCGCCGAGTTGCTGCTGCCGGTCGCCGCCGGGCAGCCGGTCGCGGCGGGGCCGGCCGCGCAGACGACGGCGGCGAGCGGCGGCCGCGCCACCCTGCTCTTCGTCGACGACGATTTCCTGATCAGCCTTAGCACCGTGGCGCTTCTCGAGGATCTCGGCCACACCGTGATCCAGGCCAACTCGGGCGCGCGCGCGCTCGAGGTGCTGAGGAGCGACCGCGCCGTCGACCTCCTGATCACCGACTACGCCATGCCCGGCATGACCGGCGCGCAGCTCGCCGAGGAGGCGCGCCGGCTGCGGCCCGGCCTGCCGATCCTGCTCGCCACCGGCTACGCCGACCTGCCGTCCGGCGGTGTCGCGCTCGATCTGCCGCGACTCACCAAGCCCTACGTGCAGAGCCAGCTCGCCGAGCGCATCGCCGCACTGATCGACTGA
- a CDS encoding amino acid ABC transporter substrate-binding protein produces MFRMGTTATHRSIGAIAMACIAWSMGGTAAAQETIRFGAALSLSGRLATEGKLVREGYDFFVKHINDRGGIPVGGKTYKVSIVYYDDESNTNTSVKLYEKLISEDGVKFLLGPYGSSATIAVSTVVEQHKLPMVVAHGAATTIYNRGYKYTFGVLNSVDHYTRNIVKLSSEQTPPLKRVALINENQLFPQLGIDGAAQQAKEFGLEVVFKEKYASGTKDLSSELEKMKATRPDLVIAGGYTDDMILLARQIKQVGLKPRLVGFLLGPTLPGFIRALGSDAENMLEPVQWTPGMPWKDSLFGWTAREYADLFQKQYGHAPDYHPPQSTAALEVYYHAFQKAGSLDPQKVRDAVAATDIMTAYGPIRFNANGQNVAKSMSVVQIQNGKPVVVYPLDAAEAKLRLAP; encoded by the coding sequence ATGTTCAGGATGGGAACAACGGCGACGCACCGGTCGATCGGCGCGATCGCGATGGCATGCATCGCGTGGTCGATGGGCGGAACCGCAGCGGCACAGGAGACGATCCGGTTTGGCGCCGCCCTGTCGCTCAGCGGCCGCCTGGCCACGGAAGGAAAGCTGGTCCGCGAGGGCTACGACTTCTTCGTCAAGCACATCAACGATCGAGGCGGGATCCCGGTCGGCGGCAAGACCTACAAGGTGTCGATCGTCTACTACGACGACGAGAGCAACACCAACACCTCGGTCAAGCTCTACGAGAAGCTGATCTCCGAGGATGGCGTCAAGTTCCTCCTCGGGCCCTACGGCAGCTCCGCGACCATCGCCGTCAGCACCGTGGTCGAGCAACACAAGCTTCCCATGGTGGTCGCGCACGGGGCGGCCACGACGATCTACAATCGCGGCTACAAGTACACGTTCGGCGTTCTCAACTCGGTCGACCACTACACGCGCAACATCGTCAAACTCTCGTCCGAGCAGACTCCACCCCTCAAGCGGGTGGCCCTGATCAACGAGAATCAGCTGTTTCCCCAGCTCGGCATCGACGGCGCCGCGCAACAGGCCAAGGAGTTCGGCCTGGAGGTCGTGTTCAAGGAGAAGTATGCGTCGGGCACCAAGGACCTCTCCTCCGAACTGGAGAAGATGAAGGCGACGAGACCGGATCTCGTCATCGCCGGCGGATACACCGACGACATGATCCTGCTGGCGCGGCAGATTAAGCAGGTCGGACTGAAGCCCAGGCTGGTCGGGTTCCTGTTGGGGCCGACACTGCCCGGGTTCATCCGCGCCCTCGGCTCCGACGCCGAGAACATGCTCGAGCCGGTCCAATGGACGCCCGGCATGCCGTGGAAGGACAGTCTGTTCGGCTGGACGGCGCGGGAATATGCCGACCTGTTCCAGAAGCAGTACGGCCACGCGCCGGACTATCATCCGCCGCAGTCGACGGCGGCCCTGGAAGTCTACTATCACGCCTTCCAGAAGGCAGGCAGCCTCGATCCCCAGAAAGTGCGCGATGCCGTCGCCGCGACGGACATCATGACGGCATACGGGCCCATCCGCTTCAACGCCAACGGCCAGAACGTCGCCAAGTCGATGTCGGTCGTGCAGATCCAGAACGGCAAGCCCGTGGTGGTCTATCCGCTCGACGCCGCCGAGGCGAAGCTCCGCCTCGCACCCTAG
- a CDS encoding branched-chain amino acid ABC transporter permease: MELIAQVVLNGILLGGLYACMAMGFSIVWGVMNLINLAYGSMIMLGAYVTWLLATQLGLSPLVSWPFAGLALFVFAYFLQRLLINRLVRISIFMTLIFTFGLNMVLINVNLLAFSADVRSLPQTFGSATFSFFGLTLPVGRGVVFMMALGMTLALHVLLNHSRVGNAIKATSFDPLAARLSGIDIQRTYAITFAIGGAIAGITGALIATTYSFSPVSGEIYTMKSFVVVILGGLGSVPGAIAGGMLLGIVENLASLFLDSGYRDAVGFGLLLLVLIVRRQGLLGKRFFAEVKM; the protein is encoded by the coding sequence ATGGAGTTGATCGCGCAGGTCGTCCTCAACGGAATCCTGCTGGGCGGCCTCTATGCCTGCATGGCTATGGGATTTTCCATCGTCTGGGGCGTCATGAACCTGATCAACCTGGCCTACGGCAGCATGATCATGCTGGGGGCCTATGTGACCTGGCTGCTCGCCACCCAGCTCGGCCTCTCCCCCCTGGTCTCGTGGCCCTTCGCCGGGTTGGCGCTCTTCGTCTTCGCCTATTTCCTGCAGCGGCTGCTCATCAACCGCCTGGTCAGGATCTCGATCTTCATGACGCTGATCTTCACCTTCGGGCTCAACATGGTCCTGATCAATGTCAACCTTCTCGCCTTTTCCGCCGATGTGCGCTCGCTGCCGCAGACGTTCGGCAGCGCGACGTTTTCCTTCTTCGGGCTCACCCTGCCGGTGGGACGTGGCGTGGTCTTCATGATGGCCCTGGGAATGACCCTGGCGCTGCACGTGCTGCTCAATCACTCGCGGGTGGGCAACGCCATCAAGGCCACCAGCTTCGATCCCCTTGCCGCGCGGCTCTCCGGGATCGACATCCAGCGGACCTATGCGATCACCTTCGCCATCGGCGGTGCGATCGCGGGAATCACGGGCGCGCTGATCGCCACGACCTATTCGTTCTCCCCCGTGTCCGGCGAGATCTACACGATGAAGTCGTTCGTCGTGGTGATCCTGGGCGGACTGGGCAGCGTTCCCGGCGCCATCGCCGGCGGCATGCTCCTCGGCATCGTCGAGAACCTCGCCTCCCTGTTCCTGGATTCGGGCTACCGCGACGCCGTCGGCTTCGGCCTGCTGCTGCTGGTCCTCATCGTGCGACGGCAGGGCCTCCTCGGAAAACGGTTCTTCGCCGAGGTCAAGATGTGA
- a CDS encoding branched-chain amino acid ABC transporter permease: MNWASPTVRTLVLAAALVAVLAVLPQFLSLYWLRIATGALMLAVVAQGINLMAGMLGYPAFGNVVFFGIGAYGTTISMASHGQSLAVGLLAGALAAAVLALLMGPLLLRLRGHYFAIATLGLNEATSAVVANLTGLTGGGTGMSLPLAQGDAAAIAHASYFRFVLLFAASLAVVVALRDSRFGLACRAIRANEEAAASAGVDALRVKTATWIMSAAMTAVAGGLYARWVGFIEPTLVFDMSISVKAFVMFLLGGAGTVFGPFVGAALIETITTLAWSHLLKVHLLVLGAAIMFVVLVLPNGLQAFVLDRLRLMRLWRREAS, translated from the coding sequence GTGAACTGGGCTTCACCGACCGTCAGAACGCTCGTCCTGGCCGCCGCGCTGGTGGCGGTTCTCGCCGTCCTGCCGCAGTTCCTGTCGCTCTACTGGCTGCGCATCGCGACCGGTGCCCTGATGCTCGCCGTCGTCGCGCAGGGCATCAACCTGATGGCGGGCATGCTGGGCTACCCGGCATTCGGCAACGTGGTGTTCTTCGGCATCGGCGCCTACGGCACGACGATCTCCATGGCCTCCCACGGCCAATCGCTCGCGGTCGGCCTGCTCGCGGGCGCCCTGGCCGCCGCGGTGCTCGCGCTGCTGATGGGCCCGCTACTGCTCAGATTGCGCGGGCACTATTTCGCGATCGCCACACTCGGCCTCAACGAGGCGACTTCGGCGGTCGTCGCCAACCTGACCGGGCTTACCGGCGGCGGCACCGGCATGTCGCTGCCCCTGGCACAGGGCGATGCGGCCGCGATCGCGCATGCGTCCTATTTCCGCTTCGTCCTTCTGTTCGCCGCGAGCCTCGCCGTCGTCGTGGCGCTGCGGGACAGTCGCTTCGGCCTGGCGTGCCGGGCGATCCGCGCCAACGAGGAAGCCGCCGCGTCGGCCGGCGTCGACGCGCTGCGGGTCAAGACCGCGACATGGATCATGAGCGCGGCGATGACCGCGGTGGCCGGCGGCCTCTATGCACGCTGGGTCGGCTTCATCGAGCCGACCCTGGTGTTCGACATGAGCATTTCGGTGAAGGCCTTCGTGATGTTCCTCCTGGGCGGTGCGGGCACCGTCTTCGGCCCGTTCGTGGGGGCGGCCCTGATCGAGACGATCACAACGCTGGCGTGGAGCCATCTTCTCAAGGTCCATCTTCTGGTGCTGGGGGCGGCGATCATGTTCGTCGTGCTGGTGCTGCCCAACGGCCTGCAGGCCTTCGTCCTCGATCGGCTGCGGCTCATGCGACTGTGGCGCCGGGAAGCCTCCTGA
- a CDS encoding ABC transporter ATP-binding protein has protein sequence MLEVRALAAGYGSLRVLRNVDLAVGRQEWVAVLGPVGAGKTTLLGAIAGIVATMEGEVALDGADVRGMPAEGRVHGGLALVPEGRRLFAGMSVRENLLAGAHTVRDPARRQRSMARIFDLFPELAARAGQIAGTLSGGEQQMCAIGRAMMSEPRILLIDEVSLGLAPLVVERLFAALSEVRRAGTALMIVEQNVDLALAHADRAYVLRDGRVALAGAARELRNNPDLDRLFLGH, from the coding sequence ATGCTCGAGGTCCGCGCCCTGGCGGCCGGCTACGGCTCGCTGCGCGTCCTGCGGAACGTCGATCTCGCGGTGGGCCGGCAGGAGTGGGTTGCGGTTCTCGGACCCGTCGGCGCGGGCAAGACGACGTTGCTTGGGGCGATTGCCGGCATCGTCGCCACCATGGAGGGGGAGGTGGCGCTCGACGGAGCGGACGTGCGCGGCATGCCGGCGGAAGGACGGGTGCATGGAGGGCTGGCGCTGGTGCCCGAGGGGCGGCGACTGTTCGCCGGCATGTCGGTGCGGGAAAATCTGCTCGCCGGCGCTCACACCGTGCGCGATCCGGCGCGGCGGCAGCGAAGTATGGCACGGATCTTCGACCTTTTTCCCGAACTGGCGGCGCGCGCCGGCCAGATAGCGGGTACGCTGAGCGGCGGAGAACAGCAGATGTGCGCGATCGGCCGCGCGATGATGTCGGAACCCCGGATATTGCTGATCGACGAGGTTTCGCTCGGCCTCGCGCCGCTGGTGGTCGAACGGCTGTTCGCGGCGCTGTCCGAGGTTCGGCGCGCGGGAACGGCCTTGATGATAGTCGAGCAGAACGTCGATCTTGCCCTCGCCCATGCCGACCGCGCCTATGTGTTGCGCGATGGCCGAGTGGCGCTCGCCGGGGCGGCGCGCGAGCTGCGCAACAATCCCGATCTCGACCGCCTGTTCCTGGGGCACTGA
- a CDS encoding CoA-binding protein has protein sequence MAVADFSRLFSPRSIAVVGASADTAKLGGQVVARLAATFDGALFPVNPAHRQIAGRAAIPSLADLPQPVDLAVALAPGAALVDELERCPAGRLAFVAAIPSGFGEVGGDGPALQARLAAAARAIGARLVGPNSVGLFNGTTRLNASIIPLLTPARSRGLGLVTQSGGFGMAAAMYAADNGLPVARFCDVGNSADIGAAELLDHLTQDEDTAVIGAYIESARDPAAFAAALARANERKPTLLCLLGKSAAGRRASQAHLGIAPAPAALRVALPRSVLEVDTGLDLLHAAKALLSAPPVTGNRLAVVTGTGGIGTELSDLASERGLVVPAFSAPLARTLAARLPPYAATGNPVDLTPVWRDYPRLYPAILADIAASGEADMAIVSITDVPTTVPDLAAALARSAPQLRRLPLIAYWGSRDCDLAAMSTLQTAGIPCYRSTRETADAAAVIWRGARASRGD, from the coding sequence GTGGCCGTCGCCGACTTCTCGCGCCTCTTCTCGCCGCGTTCGATTGCCGTCGTCGGTGCGTCGGCCGATACGGCAAAGCTCGGCGGCCAGGTCGTGGCGCGGCTGGCGGCGACCTTCGACGGAGCGCTGTTTCCCGTGAACCCGGCGCACCGACAGATTGCCGGCCGCGCGGCCATCCCCTCGCTGGCCGACTTGCCGCAACCGGTCGACCTGGCTGTGGCGTTGGCGCCGGGCGCGGCGCTCGTCGACGAACTCGAGCGCTGCCCAGCCGGAAGACTAGCCTTCGTGGCGGCGATTCCCAGCGGCTTCGGCGAGGTCGGAGGTGACGGGCCGGCCCTGCAGGCGCGGCTCGCCGCCGCCGCCCGCGCCATCGGCGCGCGATTGGTCGGCCCCAATTCGGTCGGCCTGTTCAACGGCACGACCCGGCTGAACGCCTCGATCATTCCGCTGCTGACGCCCGCCCGCTCGCGTGGTCTGGGACTCGTCACCCAAAGCGGCGGCTTCGGCATGGCCGCGGCGATGTACGCCGCCGACAACGGGCTCCCGGTCGCACGCTTCTGCGACGTCGGCAACAGCGCCGACATCGGCGCGGCCGAACTTCTCGATCACCTGACGCAGGACGAGGACACGGCGGTGATCGGCGCGTACATCGAATCGGCACGAGACCCGGCCGCGTTCGCCGCAGCGCTTGCCCGCGCCAACGAGCGCAAGCCGACCCTGCTCTGCCTGCTCGGCAAGAGTGCGGCCGGCCGGCGGGCCTCGCAGGCGCATCTCGGCATCGCGCCCGCACCCGCCGCATTGCGGGTGGCGCTTCCCCGGTCGGTGCTGGAAGTCGATACCGGTCTCGACCTGCTGCACGCGGCCAAGGCGCTGCTGTCGGCGCCGCCGGTGACGGGAAACCGGTTGGCCGTGGTGACGGGAACCGGCGGCATCGGGACGGAACTGAGCGATCTTGCCAGCGAGCGCGGCCTCGTCGTGCCGGCCTTCTCGGCGCCTCTCGCGCGGACGCTCGCCGCACGGCTGCCGCCCTATGCGGCGACCGGCAACCCGGTCGACCTGACGCCGGTGTGGCGGGACTATCCGCGCCTCTATCCGGCGATCCTGGCCGACATCGCTGCCTCGGGCGAGGCCGACATGGCGATCGTGTCGATCACCGACGTGCCGACCACCGTGCCGGACCTGGCCGCGGCGCTGGCACGGTCGGCACCGCAGCTGCGCCGCCTGCCGCTGATCGCCTATTGGGGCTCGCGGGACTGCGACCTTGCCGCCATGTCGACCCTGCAGACCGCCGGCATCCCGTGCTACCGATCGACCCGTGAGACCGCGGATGCGGCTGCCGTCATATGGAGGGGAGCGCGTGCTTCTCGAGGTGACTGA
- a CDS encoding ABC transporter ATP-binding protein yields MLLEVTDVCVTFGGVRALDALSFAVDEGEIVGLVGPNGAGKSTLVGVVSGALRADSGRVRFGGRDVTRLGPHRIAALGLARTFQTVQPFLGLTTRECAVLGATFGSADGRRTRLREAALSADEALAFVGLTPQAAMPAEQLNAAQRRLLEIARVLAARPRLILLDEVLSGLNTAELERGIELVRALRRRGIAVLLIEHIVRAIAGLADRVVVIDRGAKIAEGPVSSVLADRRALSAYFGVPRGQSVP; encoded by the coding sequence GTGCTTCTCGAGGTGACTGACGTCTGCGTGACCTTCGGCGGCGTCCGCGCGCTCGACGCACTTTCGTTCGCGGTCGACGAGGGCGAGATCGTCGGACTCGTCGGACCCAACGGCGCCGGCAAGTCGACGCTCGTCGGGGTCGTCTCCGGTGCGTTGCGCGCCGATTCCGGCCGCGTGCGCTTCGGCGGGCGCGACGTGACCCGGCTCGGCCCGCATCGCATCGCGGCGCTCGGCCTGGCGCGCACCTTCCAGACGGTGCAACCCTTCCTCGGCCTGACGACGCGCGAATGCGCCGTGCTCGGCGCGACGTTCGGCAGCGCGGACGGGCGGCGCACGCGGCTGCGCGAGGCGGCGCTCAGCGCCGACGAAGCCCTGGCGTTCGTCGGGCTGACGCCTCAGGCAGCGATGCCGGCCGAGCAACTCAATGCGGCGCAGCGTCGGCTGCTCGAGATCGCGCGCGTGCTGGCGGCGCGGCCGCGTCTCATCCTGCTCGACGAGGTCCTGTCGGGACTCAACACCGCCGAGCTCGAGCGCGGCATCGAACTGGTGCGCGCCCTGCGCCGGCGCGGGATCGCCGTGTTGTTGATCGAGCACATCGTGCGCGCCATCGCCGGCCTCGCCGACCGTGTCGTCGTGATCGATCGCGGGGCCAAGATCGCCGAGGGGCCGGTGTCCTCCGTCCTCGCCGACCGGCGCGCGCTGTCGGCCTATTTCGGCGTGCCGCGCGGACAGAGCGTGCCATGA
- a CDS encoding AMP-binding protein, protein MPEWTWLRPPAMPLDLDGPATPFRPFDATWVERPGIELFAAAAEAFADRVACEDGTGRLTFGEIWRACRHLAAEIEARVPPGQAVGVLLPNEAAYPVAVLACLAAGRTCVMIDRHHPPERVGAIVHDAGLGAAIVRQGDIDGGLLLPAGTGVIAIDPALAGDGLVADRGPAAGRLGAGDPAFVVYTSGSTGRPKGIALSQRAVLHRALELVNAVHLAPEDRVLSLASPSTIGGLQQIFEVMLSGASLVKLDLQQLGLGAVMRAIEQRRLTMMFSTPAVWRSVSRLAEARRALASLRCVQTSGDALLAIDLERMRAVLPAGCRILSVYGATEAPALIQWFVPDDAPVDAARVPAGYALDGFDFAVLAEDGHPVSRGEAGELVVRSRFMSAGIWRTGALHPGPFEADPAGSDMPVYRTGDLVRWRSDGLFVTLGRRDRQVKVLGNRVELAEIETGIRRVPGVAEAAVVARRGEGEARLLAFVVAEPGVSHDLAEAVRAHLAATLPGYMRPSAIRLLPELPLLPGRKVDEEALLALAGGGRDVAAAGADAEVSPGASRRAVEMVDAAWRWAIGRPPRPGRRFEEAGGDSLRLLHFVFELERLAGRALPIERFALDKTGAELARELDLCRASDEEMPASDRPVLFLFPPAGGGDVFLAEFRALCLQRFAVRQVAYPDLATLADETTTFETIAAHTAGQVERLRPTGPLLLIGYSDGGHVAWEAARQLAGRGRDVRFVIALDTDTTGIDYDGVPVAAVAPRRPGDAVARWLRGLRRRDWPRLVQVLLSARFFARPLGRRLVRAAAISRLPLPRGLAFVARLQSTVRLFSDLRARWFDAGGRARADLPVVLFRSQVPRPGTPEDLGWGARTGRLTIVAVPGDHSTMLTGEAGAALRERIAALID, encoded by the coding sequence ATGCCTGAGTGGACGTGGCTCCGTCCGCCGGCGATGCCGCTCGATCTCGACGGGCCCGCCACGCCGTTCCGCCCCTTCGACGCGACGTGGGTGGAGCGGCCGGGGATCGAACTCTTCGCCGCGGCTGCCGAGGCCTTCGCCGACCGCGTCGCCTGCGAGGACGGCACCGGCCGACTGACTTTCGGCGAGATCTGGCGCGCCTGCCGCCATCTCGCCGCCGAGATCGAGGCGCGGGTACCGCCGGGCCAGGCGGTCGGTGTTCTTCTGCCCAACGAGGCGGCCTATCCCGTGGCCGTTCTCGCCTGCCTCGCGGCGGGGCGCACCTGCGTCATGATCGATCGCCATCATCCGCCGGAGCGCGTCGGCGCCATCGTGCATGACGCCGGCCTCGGCGCGGCGATCGTACGACAGGGCGACATCGATGGTGGCCTCCTGCTGCCTGCCGGAACGGGTGTGATCGCCATCGATCCGGCCCTGGCGGGCGACGGGCTGGTCGCCGATCGTGGGCCGGCGGCGGGTCGACTCGGCGCCGGCGACCCGGCCTTCGTGGTCTACACCTCCGGCAGCACCGGCCGGCCCAAGGGCATCGCGCTGTCGCAGCGCGCCGTGCTGCATCGAGCGCTGGAACTGGTCAACGCAGTCCATCTCGCGCCCGAAGACAGGGTGCTCTCGCTCGCCTCGCCCAGCACGATCGGCGGACTGCAGCAGATCTTCGAGGTCATGTTGTCGGGCGCCAGCCTGGTGAAGCTCGACCTGCAGCAGCTCGGGCTGGGCGCGGTCATGCGCGCCATCGAGCAGCGGCGGCTGACCATGATGTTCTCCACGCCCGCGGTGTGGCGCAGCGTCAGCCGCCTGGCCGAGGCGCGCCGGGCTCTGGCCAGCCTGCGCTGTGTCCAGACATCGGGCGACGCGCTGCTGGCGATCGATCTCGAGCGCATGCGCGCGGTGTTGCCGGCGGGCTGCAGGATCCTCTCCGTCTACGGCGCCACCGAGGCACCGGCGCTGATTCAGTGGTTCGTCCCGGACGATGCGCCGGTGGACGCGGCGCGCGTGCCCGCGGGCTACGCGCTCGACGGCTTCGATTTCGCCGTACTCGCCGAAGACGGACATCCCGTGTCGCGTGGCGAGGCCGGCGAACTGGTCGTGCGCAGCCGGTTCATGTCGGCCGGCATCTGGCGGACGGGCGCGCTGCACCCCGGCCCGTTCGAGGCCGATCCGGCCGGCAGCGACATGCCGGTCTATCGTACCGGCGATCTCGTGCGCTGGCGGTCCGACGGGCTGTTCGTGACGCTCGGCCGGCGCGACCGCCAGGTGAAGGTGCTCGGCAACCGGGTCGAACTGGCCGAGATCGAAACGGGGATCCGGCGCGTGCCGGGCGTCGCCGAGGCCGCGGTGGTCGCACGCCGCGGCGAGGGTGAGGCGCGTCTGCTGGCGTTCGTCGTCGCCGAGCCCGGCGTATCGCACGACTTGGCCGAAGCGGTGCGTGCGCATCTTGCCGCCACCCTTCCGGGCTACATGCGGCCGTCGGCGATCCGGCTGCTGCCGGAATTGCCGCTGCTGCCGGGGCGCAAGGTCGACGAGGAGGCGCTGCTGGCGCTCGCCGGAGGAGGGCGCGACGTTGCCGCCGCCGGCGCCGACGCCGAGGTTTCGCCGGGTGCCAGCCGGCGCGCGGTCGAGATGGTCGACGCGGCGTGGCGCTGGGCCATCGGTCGGCCGCCGCGGCCCGGACGCCGTTTCGAGGAGGCCGGTGGAGACTCGCTGCGGTTGCTGCATTTCGTCTTCGAGCTCGAACGGCTCGCCGGCCGTGCCTTGCCGATCGAACGTTTCGCGCTCGACAAGACGGGCGCCGAGCTCGCCCGGGAGCTCGATCTCTGCCGCGCCTCCGACGAGGAGATGCCGGCCTCGGATCGGCCCGTGCTCTTTCTCTTTCCGCCAGCCGGCGGCGGCGACGTCTTCCTCGCCGAGTTCCGTGCGCTCTGCCTGCAGCGCTTTGCGGTCCGGCAGGTCGCCTATCCGGACCTCGCCACGCTCGCGGACGAGACGACTACTTTCGAGACGATCGCCGCCCATACCGCGGGCCAGGTCGAGCGCTTGCGGCCCACCGGGCCGCTGCTGCTGATCGGCTATTCCGACGGTGGCCACGTCGCCTGGGAGGCGGCGCGGCAGCTTGCCGGGCGCGGCCGCGACGTGCGCTTCGTGATCGCCCTCGACACCGACACGACCGGCATCGACTACGACGGCGTGCCCGTCGCCGCCGTCGCGCCGCGCCGTCCCGGCGATGCCGTGGCGCGCTGGCTGCGCGGCCTGCGGCGGCGCGACTGGCCGCGCCTTGTGCAGGTTCTGCTGTCGGCGCGCTTCTTCGCCCGTCCGCTCGGACGAAGGCTGGTCCGCGCCGCCGCCATCAGCCGGCTGCCGCTGCCGCGCGGGCTTGCCTTCGTCGCGCGGCTGCAATCGACCGTGCGGCTGTTCAGCGACCTGCGCGCGCGATGGTTCGATGCCGGCGGCCGCGCGCGCGCCGACCTGCCGGTCGTGCTGTTCCGCTCGCAGGTGCCGCGGCCCGGCACGCCCGAAGATCTCGGCTGGGGCGCACGCACTGGACGGCTCACGATCGTGGCCGTACCTGGCGACCATTCGACCATGCTGACCGGCGAGGCCGGTGCGGCCCTTCGCGAGCGCATCGCCGCGCTGATCGACTGA